The genomic DNA CCCAGACCAAAAATGCTCTATTACACCAAAAGACCAATATCCATCAAAACTATCATCCAAAAAAGGCAAATTCATCACATCTGCAACTTCCAAGTTTAGATTTGGATATTTTTCTAGCACTCTATTTACAGTCTCTTCAGCATAATCAACCCCAACAACATCAAATCCAGCATTTTGAAGAGCTATAACTTTACCGCAAAGTCCACACCCACCTTCTAAAATCTTTGTTCTGCTATTGAGATATTTTTGTGTTATTTGAGGATATATTTTACTCAATCGCATTCCTGGGTCACCAACTATTCCTTCAGACCATTTTTTATCCCAGTATTCAGATGTGGCATTTTTTTCTATAACAACTAGTCTATTTGTATCAATGTCTATATATGTTTTTCTTTTCATTTATTTCCTACTTCTATAAATCTAATCTTTGACAATTTTATCTACCACTTTTTTTACATTTTCCCCCAATGACTCAGCCGGATAAAACAATGAACGAATATCTTGCGAGAAAGAATTACACACTTCGAGCAAATGCTCCTTGTTGGAAAAGCAATCATAAATCTCTTTTTTTGCTTCTTCGCCATCGCTAATTAAGTAATATTTTTTTCTGTCATACAATAAATAATGATTAATATGGTAAGCATTATTAAGTTGCTTGGCAAGCGTTGAAAACTTATTTTGAGAATTAATTTTAATCTGCATAACGGGAAGTCCAAAAAGGGCTGCATCAATAGCAAATGTCGTCCCAAGGTTAATAACTAAATCCGCCATAAGCATTTCTTTAATCCTTGTTTCATTATAACTTTCAGCCAATAAAAGATTTTCTTTTTCTCCATGTGTATTAAATGAACATATTTCAACATTATCATAGCATCGAAATAGATTAAACATTTCTGGTTTCTGGTTAGGTTTTGGCTTAATTAACAGCTTTAGACCCATTTCCTTAAGTGCTGTGCACAACAAAGTAACAAACTCGCATTCTTCCTTAAAAAGACCTCTTGGGGCTGTTTCTGAAAATGTGAATGCATACATAACTATAAAAACATTATCCTTTTTCAGAGGCTTTTTCCTACTCTCAAAAATATAGCGAAATGGCATTGGAAAAGATATGCCATAATTTACATCATGGTTAAATCTCTTCCAGTCACACAGTAAAGTTTCGTTCCAGCCAAAAACAAATTTAGACTTATGGCCCGATGCCTTGTCCAAAGAGGGATGGTCCCAACTTCCAATAAACGTATAAACATCAAGCTCCTTGTGTACAAGGAGCCAAGACAAGTGTATTTTTGTAACATAAACAATTTTTTTGCTTTTAAGTGGATTTTTTACAAGAAAACTAAAAATTGTTTTGTATAAAAAAAGGAGTCCCTTACATGCTCCCTTGCTAAAAAGAAAATTGCATGTCCTATTTAAAAACGAGTGTGTCTTTATTGCAATATAGTGCTTTTTTTCAATTTCTTCCAGAAAGATAGTTTCTCCTTTTGAAATTAAATCAGGAAAAGCACTTAGAACGCTTTTGGAAACACAAAAGTAAATCTTATAATTTCTTCTAAGGCACTCTTCTATATATGGCACCAATGACGCAAATTGCAATGGATACCTTCCCATAAATGTTATTTCTCTCAAGAATGCTCCTTAATGTATTTAGCCATCTCAAAATCAATCTCTTCGTCAATATCAACAGAGCTTTTTCTATCCATCTTGTAAGCAAAGATATTTTCTTTTAGAAAAAAACTTTTTTCTTCTAAAAGCTTATCTGTTTTACATATATAAATAGCGCCATTCAGCCTAAAAAACTTTTCCAAGTCTTGACTTCGTTTACTTAAAACCTCATCTCTTAAAAAACCTTTCATGCTTCCATCGTTTGGTAGTGTGTTGGCCCAAAGTGGGCTATGGTCCATTTCTGCTACACTTATAATGGCGTCAGCATTTTTTTCTTCAAGTAGTCCTATGGCTTCATCAATATGTCTTGCATTCCTCAATGGACTTGTAGGCTGCAGCAACACTATATAATCATACTTTTCAAAATTATTTACAGCATGCTCTATGACATCAAAACTGCCGGCCGTGTCACTTGCAAGCCCATCGGGCCTCTTGATAGTCTCTGCTCCATGCTGCTTTGATATCTCTAAAATCTCATCATCATCACTACTTACTACCACTCTATCAATATAGTTGCTTTTTAGTCCAGCTTCCACACTCCAAACGACAAGAGGCTTCCCACATAAAACAAGTATATTTTTTCTAGGCAATCTTTTGCTTCCGCCACGCGCTGGAATAATCGCTAAAAAAGTTTTATTTTTATACATTAAAACACCTCACCATACTCATCATTGGCCTTTTTGTACTCTTCTATCCGCCCGATGTCCAGCCAATACTCTCTAAGCGGAAACGAGATAGCATTTTTATTGTCACTTATAATCTTGTCAAAAAGCGTAGGCATGTCGTAAAATTTATTTTGCGGGATAAGTTCAAGCACTTCGGGTGAGAGCATGTATATCCCAGCACTTACAAAAAACTTATGGGTGGGTTTTTCTTCTATTGAGAGTATTTTGCTGTTCTTTACATGCACAACCCCATAAGGTACTTGAAAGTCGTATTCTCGCACACACATGGTTCCCGTGGCATTGTTTGCCAGATGGTAGTCGTGTAGGTGCTCAAAGTTTACGTTAGTCAGCAGATCTCCATTCATGACAAAAAACGGTTCTGTTGGCTTTACATGTAAGAGACTCAACGCTCCTGCTGTGCCCATTCTTTGCTCTTCAAAAACATACTCTATGCTAACACCAAACTCGCCACCATCTCCAAAATACTCTTGTATCACGTGTGATTTGTAGTTCACACACATCACGATGTTAGCATAGCCATACTCTGCAAATTTTTCTATGATGGTCTGGAGAATCGGCTTGTTGCCCACTTTGAGCATGGGTTTTGGGGTGTTGTCTGTGAGCGGTCGCAAGCGCGTGCCAAGTCCTCCTACCATTAGTACAACTTTATTTGTTTTTTGCCTTGGCTTGATGAGTTCTTCTATTTCCTGAATACCAACTATCTTGCCATTTTCATCTACGATGGGTATCTGATGCAGTTTTTTGGCAAGTGCTATCTTCAAAATCTCTTCTTTGGTGTCGCTAATGGTGGCGATGGTCGGGGTCGTAAAGGTGATGCTCTCAATAGAACTATCCAGAGTAAGCCCTTTGAGCAGCCCCCGCCTTATATCTCCATCGGTCAAAGTGCCTATTAGCCTATCGTCATCGTCCACGATCAAGGCGATTTGCATAGCTGCTTTGTCTATAATCTCTAAAGCTTCTTTTATGGTTGCGTTTTTATTGATCTTTATATTGTCTATGTTTTTCATTTCACCTCTTTCAAAA from Sulfurospirillum tamanense includes the following:
- a CDS encoding class I SAM-dependent methyltransferase; translated protein: MKRKTYIDIDTNRLVVIEKNATSEYWDKKWSEGIVGDPGMRLSKIYPQITQKYLNSRTKILEGGCGLCGKVIALQNAGFDVVGVDYAEETVNRVLEKYPNLNLEVADVMNLPFLDDSFDGYWSFGVIEHFWSG
- a CDS encoding acylneuraminate cytidylyltransferase family protein: MYKNKTFLAIIPARGGSKRLPRKNILVLCGKPLVVWSVEAGLKSNYIDRVVVSSDDDEILEISKQHGAETIKRPDGLASDTAGSFDVIEHAVNNFEKYDYIVLLQPTSPLRNARHIDEAIGLLEEKNADAIISVAEMDHSPLWANTLPNDGSMKGFLRDEVLSKRSQDLEKFFRLNGAIYICKTDKLLEEKSFFLKENIFAYKMDRKSSVDIDEEIDFEMAKYIKEHS
- a CDS encoding nucleotidyltransferase family protein — encoded protein: MKNIDNIKINKNATIKEALEIIDKAAMQIALIVDDDDRLIGTLTDGDIRRGLLKGLTLDSSIESITFTTPTIATISDTKEEILKIALAKKLHQIPIVDENGKIVGIQEIEELIKPRQKTNKVVLMVGGLGTRLRPLTDNTPKPMLKVGNKPILQTIIEKFAEYGYANIVMCVNYKSHVIQEYFGDGGEFGVSIEYVFEEQRMGTAGALSLLHVKPTEPFFVMNGDLLTNVNFEHLHDYHLANNATGTMCVREYDFQVPYGVVHVKNSKILSIEEKPTHKFFVSAGIYMLSPEVLELIPQNKFYDMPTLFDKIISDNKNAISFPLREYWLDIGRIEEYKKANDEYGEVF